One window of the Fibrobacter sp. genome contains the following:
- a CDS encoding TonB-dependent receptor plug domain-containing protein produces MVASLAFAQGTEGSAQSVPGSATADSAKATGIVFNGVVQDSSFAAGEKLNVEILESGEALQTTVGKPFSVVLPEDTLWNICVTNSDTAGAEKEKCYELKYVGAEGAFSQALGDGFVLGEGESLPLAPADCHPREGGDLQSSSATPSSGRTALSDSSLSAHGHQGGDTPQRPDSASDMNVDSLLAAGNNGKVTELKKVVVQLRRRPKRSPGESVVSAKSIKRMPSLAEADVIKSIQALPGVVASSDFSSKIYVRGGAADQNLFLFDNAVVYSPVHFFGLFSTFLVEGIDDVKFYKSGFPAQYGNRLSSVLKMDGRAGGQDTVDEWFSKSSIKISTFAAQLHTEGHQGPARWVVAGRTTYIGYVLDLCNAIGLLDLDLDYEFTDLQGTFLYNLTDDTRFKFSFYVGKDELSFDPLYVDWGNVAIPLGIYHRFNGNWDYNSTYAFSRFYQNMEISDLMSISMNLMTFSGKQWLNYRGVKDHVITGGYELEYTYDRLGERVSDTKLEDKQRPFHHVGYLQDAWKVTPDYLLQYGARFNYQTAAKHFGVEPRASLTVNLDETKTVEFYGGYYLQYLNSIMFSDQETLNEFYYPATTDNYGKQMKPASSWLFATEYSHRNLFDGYDATVGLYYKTQSDLKTFAMDSDSTEDDSEASANSQSMVMADYFGTASGYSFGYELSLRKDRGWWFGGINWSQSISVIRSDDGTKAYYPSWHQPYALKLDAGINWKGDEDALKKHPVKGRYFRSSIALKYSAGMPITGYKGYFYREDLGNRNYSDNIVVVQGSRNAERQTDYFRVDVKVIDIGRENKWNFSWTIINLTNHDNMFYSFYDTRENPPEYNEIYQFPFLPIMLSYEYYF; encoded by the coding sequence CTGGTGGCCTCTCTTGCTTTTGCGCAAGGGACGGAAGGTTCCGCGCAGTCCGTTCCCGGCTCTGCAACAGCAGACTCTGCAAAGGCCACGGGCATCGTCTTCAACGGCGTGGTGCAGGACAGTTCCTTTGCCGCTGGCGAAAAGCTCAACGTTGAAATTCTTGAATCCGGCGAGGCGCTCCAGACCACCGTGGGCAAGCCCTTCAGCGTGGTTCTCCCCGAGGACACCCTCTGGAATATCTGCGTCACCAATTCCGACACGGCAGGGGCCGAGAAGGAAAAATGCTACGAACTCAAGTACGTCGGAGCAGAAGGCGCCTTCTCCCAGGCCCTGGGCGACGGGTTTGTTTTGGGTGAAGGGGAAAGCCTTCCCCTCGCTCCTGCTGATTGTCATCCCCGCGAAGGCGGGGATCTCCAATCATCATCCGCTACCCCTTCGAGCGGGCGGACAGCACTTAGCGATTCATCGCTTAGTGCGCATGGCCACCAAGGTGGGGACACCCCGCAACGCCCCGACTCCGCTAGCGACATGAACGTTGATTCCCTCCTTGCCGCAGGCAACAATGGCAAGGTCACCGAACTCAAGAAGGTGGTGGTGCAGCTGCGGCGCCGCCCCAAGCGCAGCCCCGGCGAGTCCGTGGTGTCGGCCAAGTCCATCAAGCGCATGCCGAGCCTCGCCGAGGCCGACGTCATCAAGAGTATCCAGGCCCTCCCGGGAGTGGTCGCCAGTTCCGATTTCAGTTCCAAGATTTACGTTCGAGGCGGCGCCGCGGACCAGAACCTGTTTCTGTTCGATAACGCCGTGGTCTATTCTCCGGTCCATTTCTTCGGGCTGTTCAGCACATTTCTCGTAGAAGGCATTGACGATGTGAAGTTCTACAAGAGCGGCTTTCCGGCCCAATACGGCAACCGCCTGAGTTCGGTACTCAAGATGGACGGCCGCGCGGGCGGGCAAGACACCGTCGATGAATGGTTCAGCAAGAGCAGCATCAAGATAAGCACCTTCGCCGCCCAGCTCCATACCGAAGGCCATCAGGGCCCCGCCCGTTGGGTGGTGGCGGGGCGCACCACCTACATCGGCTATGTGCTGGACCTGTGCAACGCCATCGGGCTTTTGGATCTTGATCTGGACTACGAGTTTACGGACCTGCAGGGAACGTTCCTGTACAATTTGACGGACGATACACGCTTCAAGTTCAGCTTTTATGTCGGCAAGGACGAACTGTCCTTTGACCCCCTTTACGTGGACTGGGGGAACGTAGCGATTCCTCTCGGGATATACCATCGTTTTAACGGCAACTGGGATTACAATTCCACATACGCTTTCAGCCGTTTTTACCAAAACATGGAAATATCGGACCTGATGTCCATCAGCATGAACCTGATGACCTTTTCGGGCAAGCAGTGGCTCAACTACCGCGGCGTCAAGGACCACGTGATAACCGGCGGTTACGAACTGGAATATACCTACGACCGCCTGGGAGAGCGGGTTTCTGACACCAAGCTGGAAGACAAGCAGAGGCCTTTCCACCATGTGGGCTACCTGCAAGATGCCTGGAAGGTTACTCCCGATTATTTGCTGCAATACGGTGCGCGATTCAACTACCAGACGGCGGCTAAGCATTTTGGTGTAGAACCGAGGGCGTCCTTGACTGTGAACCTGGACGAAACCAAGACGGTTGAATTTTATGGCGGCTATTATTTGCAATACTTGAATTCCATCATGTTTAGCGATCAGGAAACCTTGAATGAGTTTTACTACCCGGCCACCACGGACAATTACGGCAAGCAGATGAAACCCGCTTCGTCGTGGCTGTTTGCCACGGAATACAGCCACAGGAATTTGTTCGACGGCTACGACGCCACCGTCGGGCTCTATTACAAGACCCAGAGCGACCTCAAGACATTTGCCATGGATTCGGACTCCACCGAAGACGACAGCGAGGCCTCTGCCAATTCCCAAAGCATGGTCATGGCGGATTATTTCGGCACGGCGTCGGGTTATTCTTTCGGTTACGAGCTCTCGCTCCGCAAGGATAGGGGCTGGTGGTTTGGCGGAATCAACTGGAGCCAGAGCATAAGCGTTATCCGCTCCGACGACGGAACCAAGGCCTATTACCCTAGCTGGCATCAGCCCTACGCCCTGAAGCTAGACGCGGGCATCAACTGGAAAGGCGACGAGGACGCCCTGAAAAAGCATCCGGTCAAGGGCCGCTATTTCCGCTCCTCCATTGCCCTCAAGTATTCGGCGGGCATGCCCATCACGGGGTACAAGGGGTATTTCTACCGGGAGGATTTGGGAAACAGGAATTATTCCGACAACATCGTGGTGGTGCAGGGTAGCCGCAATGCAGAAAGGCAGACCGACTATTTCCGCGTAGATGTGAAGGTCATCGACATCGGCCGCGAAAACAAGTGGAATTTCAGCTGGACCATCATCAACCTGACCAACCACGACAACATGTTCTACTCCTTCTACGATACCCGCGAGAACCCGCCTGAATATAACGAAATATACCAGTTCCCCTTTTTACCGATTATGCTGAGTTATGAGTATTATTTCTAG
- a CDS encoding NUDIX hydrolase: protein MKFKSIEKIHSGKFITRYDLHYETASGKPVTYEMISREPNVKSIEDLRRHKNNAVVLIMHDESGEKLLLCKEFRMAVGEQVVNFPAGLIDEGETVEQAAARELREETGLTLLRIDETWKESYSAIGFANELNVVVVGVAAGEIRPSDSEREEIDAAWYSKEQVRQLLKTERFAARTQAYCILWSRN from the coding sequence ATGAAGTTCAAGAGTATCGAAAAAATCCATTCCGGGAAGTTCATTACCCGTTACGACCTCCATTACGAAACGGCAAGCGGCAAGCCGGTTACCTACGAGATGATCAGCCGTGAACCGAACGTCAAGAGTATTGAAGACCTGCGGCGCCACAAAAATAACGCTGTGGTCCTGATAATGCACGACGAGTCCGGCGAAAAACTGCTGCTGTGCAAGGAATTCCGCATGGCGGTGGGGGAGCAGGTGGTGAATTTCCCTGCGGGACTCATAGACGAGGGCGAAACGGTAGAGCAGGCTGCTGCCCGTGAACTGCGCGAAGAAACGGGGCTGACCCTTTTGCGCATAGACGAAACCTGGAAAGAAAGTTATTCCGCCATCGGCTTTGCCAACGAGTTGAACGTGGTTGTGGTCGGTGTAGCCGCTGGTGAAATCAGGCCCAGCGATTCCGAGCGTGAAGAAATCGATGCCGCCTGGTACAGCAAGGAACAAGTGCGGCAACTGCTAAAGACGGAGCGCTTTGCGGCGAGAACCCAGGCTTATTGTATTCTCTGGAGCAGAAACTAG
- a CDS encoding sigma-70 family RNA polymerase sigma factor yields the protein MERINSADRMAFSRLYEAYAPMVYRRCMALLKDEAEASDLMQDVFLRIYAGMDRLNLDSPSSLLWNTATRLCLNRIRDKKRRGLDVDSSELLLNIACADDEQEGYEARGILAKIFSREQESTRTIAVLHYVDGMTLEETAEMVGLSVSGVRKRLRTLQARVKNLEVK from the coding sequence ATGGAAAGGATAAATTCCGCAGATCGCATGGCGTTTTCTAGACTGTACGAGGCCTACGCCCCGATGGTTTACCGTCGCTGTATGGCCCTGCTCAAGGACGAGGCGGAGGCTTCGGACCTGATGCAGGACGTGTTTTTGCGGATTTATGCCGGCATGGACCGCCTGAACCTGGACAGTCCCAGCAGTCTTTTGTGGAATACGGCCACCAGGCTCTGCCTGAACCGCATCCGCGACAAGAAGCGCAGGGGGCTGGACGTGGATTCCAGCGAGCTGTTGCTGAATATCGCCTGCGCAGACGACGAGCAGGAAGGCTATGAGGCTCGCGGCATATTGGCGAAAATTTTTTCGCGGGAGCAGGAATCTACCCGGACCATTGCGGTGTTGCACTATGTAGATGGTATGACGCTGGAAGAAACCGCCGAGATGGTGGGGCTTTCGGTAAGCGGGGTGCGCAAGCGTTTACGCACCTTGCAGGCAAGAGTTAAAAACCTGGAGGTGAAGTGA
- a CDS encoding TolC family protein, translating into MNITKASLFGILAAATLLHAGTSWTLEACLKQAAEKSLSLETAKLREQQAQVNVKQAKIGHYPTVSASIQNTLYDHPFVDQEDHYRLNLGLNGSVTLWDGGATSLNVEAKELSREAAELSTLQTKRTVQENVLNAYMSLLLAKENLHTADYAVEVAQAEFEYFTNLYGVGSVTKKDLTQSEASVLQKQAAKITAELKVSTARTTLRQLLELPETEEFDVSAPEISMNNPDSLPPLPEYGELQARIRAAHPGLKSDSISVKAAQKNTKVAGKNSSISVTLGANSSTGLQAWESKGYKDQLKYGWQNSLTLGISIPIIDAGATANKVLLAQVNEAETQVGLQETAKNLENSIEKLYLNALSADLQWKAAVLQVAAEQEALKVAEEQRRLGALTYTDYLNQKNSLESAQVALNNAKYTSLLSRKLLDLYQGLLD; encoded by the coding sequence ATGAATATCACGAAAGCCTCCTTGTTTGGGATTTTAGCGGCAGCGACACTCCTGCATGCCGGTACGTCTTGGACTTTGGAGGCCTGCCTCAAGCAGGCGGCCGAAAAGAGCCTTTCGCTGGAAACGGCTAAACTCCGGGAGCAGCAGGCTCAGGTAAATGTCAAGCAGGCAAAAATCGGGCATTACCCCACGGTTTCGGCCAGTATCCAGAATACCCTTTACGACCACCCCTTTGTAGATCAAGAAGACCATTACCGCCTGAACCTGGGTTTGAACGGCTCCGTGACCCTGTGGGACGGCGGCGCTACCAGCCTGAACGTAGAGGCCAAGGAACTGAGCCGGGAGGCGGCGGAACTTTCTACCCTGCAGACCAAACGCACCGTACAAGAAAACGTGCTGAACGCCTACATGAGCCTGCTTCTGGCCAAGGAAAACCTGCATACGGCGGACTACGCGGTAGAGGTGGCCCAGGCGGAATTCGAATACTTTACGAACCTCTACGGGGTAGGTTCCGTGACCAAGAAGGACCTGACCCAGTCCGAGGCCAGTGTGCTCCAGAAACAGGCGGCAAAGATTACGGCCGAACTGAAGGTCTCTACCGCAAGGACCACGCTCCGGCAGCTGCTGGAACTGCCCGAGACCGAAGAGTTCGACGTGTCTGCTCCCGAAATTAGCATGAACAATCCGGATTCCTTGCCGCCCCTGCCGGAATACGGCGAGCTGCAGGCCCGCATTCGTGCGGCTCATCCCGGGCTTAAATCCGACAGCATTTCTGTGAAGGCCGCCCAGAAGAACACCAAGGTGGCAGGCAAGAACAGCTCTATCTCCGTGACCCTGGGGGCAAATTCCAGCACAGGCTTGCAGGCCTGGGAATCCAAGGGCTACAAGGACCAGCTCAAGTACGGCTGGCAGAATTCCTTGACTCTCGGGATCAGCATTCCCATCATCGATGCGGGCGCTACCGCCAACAAGGTGCTGCTGGCCCAGGTGAACGAGGCCGAAACCCAGGTGGGCCTGCAGGAGACGGCAAAGAATTTGGAAAACAGCATCGAGAAGCTTTACCTGAACGCCCTTAGCGCCGATCTGCAGTGGAAGGCTGCTGTTTTGCAGGTGGCCGCCGAGCAGGAGGCCCTGAAGGTGGCCGAAGAGCAGCGCAGGCTGGGGGCGCTGACCTACACCGACTACCTGAACCAGAAAAACAGTCTGGAGTCGGCCCAGGTCGCCCTGAACAACGCAAAATACACCAGTTTGCTTTCCCGCAAGCTCTTGGACCTGTACCAGGGCCTGCTGGACTAA
- a CDS encoding Hsp20/alpha crystallin family protein, which produces MLNTQILPSAFYGLQNFLDNFNACNAQGECAYTPKADYYEVDNGFVLEVELPGVKKEDLDVQVEKNIITVKATRARKDSKYTYERSFRLADDIDPENIKVSLENGVLTFSLAKKQQASARKLTVG; this is translated from the coding sequence ATGCTCAATACTCAGATTCTTCCTTCTGCTTTCTATGGTCTCCAGAACTTCCTCGACAACTTTAACGCCTGCAACGCTCAGGGCGAATGTGCCTACACCCCCAAGGCCGACTACTACGAAGTAGACAACGGCTTTGTGCTAGAGGTGGAATTGCCGGGCGTCAAGAAAGAAGACCTGGACGTACAGGTAGAAAAGAACATCATCACCGTCAAGGCCACCCGTGCCCGCAAAGATAGCAAGTACACCTACGAACGGAGCTTCCGCCTGGCCGACGATATTGACCCCGAGAACATCAAGGTCTCGTTGGAAAACGGTGTGTTGACCTTCTCGCTAGCCAAGAAGCAGCAGGCCTCCGCACGCAAGTTGACCGTGGGCTAA
- a CDS encoding caspase family protein has product MMNLIKKMDASLSLQIISVVVLVLLAAASSVSAAQEIQINRYVLAVSANYGGEGRPTLRYAASDARSFVNVLKEMGGVQAGNVVEVKEPSVAAFQQKIDELDKKIAKNKSAGGRDEVLVYYSGHADEKGLRLGKETFAWKALRTKIDSLHADVKIAVIDACGSGAITRAKGGVAVPAFMVDKSSDMKGYAFITSSTQDESSQESDKLKGSFFTHSLVSGLRGAGDISGDGKVTLSEAYQFAFNETLQKTEATMGGAQHPSRDMNLAGTGDVVMTDLRSMNAGLDIGEDVEGRLFIRDERGELVAELYKKAGRPINLGLAAGKYSVRLERPAEYKEASVTLQDNYRAQLTQKQFSAIVAEKTTLRGEIARRGDCASGDTTACSLDSLDHNGKYRVTFNLVDKDREARKGLQMGLFVTRTDSYMLGSQISIFANIARKEMHGLQLTAVFNGAKEHFEGAQVSGVMNYAGSFNGIQASPVINVAKENSSGVQVSATMNVTRDSLNGVQVAPAINYARETKAQISAALNVAKETHAQVTAAANIARESDVQVSAALNAAKKSGVQVTAALNAAKESDVQVAAAMNVAGKLNTAQVSVLNIAGRADGRQVGILNICGHCERTPVGLINIVGNGVWSVMGSLNEMGALGVSLHMGTAYLYTALEGARLIEKGTGFRHFSDVSEAGLGLGTQFGKYGSHIDLEYMFLMEHDKVAFNFDDSDFEYGSDGVNFHHRLRLGYTTQVFPFFGLSVGGTLNLAAQGYGEKILVKPLSEYHDDFGHEGDKFRFWPGFYAGITVGKF; this is encoded by the coding sequence ATGATGAATTTGATTAAAAAGATGGATGCTTCCTTGTCGCTCCAGATAATTTCAGTTGTTGTCCTTGTTTTGTTGGCCGCGGCTTCCAGTGTTTCTGCCGCCCAGGAGATTCAGATTAACCGCTACGTACTGGCCGTAAGCGCCAATTACGGCGGCGAGGGCCGCCCCACCCTCCGCTATGCCGCAAGCGATGCCCGCTCCTTCGTGAACGTGCTGAAGGAAATGGGCGGCGTGCAGGCCGGAAACGTCGTGGAGGTGAAGGAACCCAGCGTTGCCGCGTTCCAGCAGAAGATTGACGAACTGGACAAGAAGATTGCAAAGAACAAGTCGGCAGGCGGCCGCGACGAGGTGCTGGTCTATTACAGCGGTCATGCCGACGAAAAGGGCCTGCGTCTGGGCAAGGAGACCTTCGCCTGGAAGGCGCTCCGCACAAAAATCGATTCCCTCCATGCCGACGTGAAGATTGCGGTGATAGACGCCTGCGGTTCGGGAGCCATTACCCGCGCGAAGGGCGGCGTGGCGGTTCCCGCCTTTATGGTGGACAAGAGTTCCGACATGAAGGGCTATGCCTTTATTACCAGCAGCACGCAAGATGAATCCAGCCAGGAAAGCGACAAGCTGAAGGGTTCCTTCTTTACCCATTCCCTGGTGAGCGGGTTACGCGGGGCGGGCGATATCAGCGGCGATGGCAAGGTGACCCTTTCGGAAGCTTACCAGTTTGCCTTTAACGAGACGCTCCAGAAAACGGAAGCAACCATGGGTGGCGCCCAGCACCCCAGCCGGGACATGAACCTGGCCGGTACCGGAGACGTGGTGATGACGGATTTACGCAGCATGAACGCGGGTCTCGACATCGGCGAAGACGTGGAAGGCCGTCTGTTCATCCGTGACGAGCGGGGCGAGCTGGTGGCGGAACTTTACAAGAAGGCAGGGCGGCCCATCAACCTGGGGCTTGCCGCCGGCAAGTACAGCGTGCGTCTGGAACGTCCTGCCGAATACAAGGAGGCGAGCGTCACCCTGCAGGACAATTACCGTGCCCAGCTGACGCAAAAACAGTTCAGCGCCATCGTGGCCGAAAAGACTACCCTCCGGGGCGAAATCGCCCGCCGCGGGGACTGTGCCTCCGGCGATACTACCGCCTGCTCCCTGGATTCCCTGGACCACAACGGAAAATACCGCGTGACCTTCAACCTGGTGGACAAGGACCGCGAAGCCCGCAAGGGCCTGCAGATGGGCCTGTTTGTGACCCGTACCGACAGCTATATGCTGGGCTCGCAAATCAGTATCTTTGCAAACATCGCCCGCAAGGAAATGCACGGCCTGCAACTTACGGCGGTGTTCAACGGCGCGAAGGAGCATTTCGAAGGGGCGCAGGTTTCGGGAGTCATGAACTATGCGGGTTCCTTTAACGGAATCCAGGCGTCTCCCGTGATTAACGTGGCCAAGGAGAATTCTTCGGGTGTGCAGGTCTCGGCTACCATGAACGTGACCCGCGATTCCCTGAACGGCGTGCAGGTGGCCCCTGCCATCAACTACGCCCGTGAAACCAAGGCCCAGATTTCTGCCGCCCTGAATGTGGCCAAGGAAACCCATGCCCAAGTTACTGCCGCGGCGAACATCGCGAGAGAATCCGATGTGCAGGTATCCGCTGCCCTGAACGCGGCAAAGAAATCCGGTGTGCAGGTGACAGCCGCCCTGAACGCTGCCAAGGAATCCGACGTGCAGGTGGCTGCCGCCATGAACGTGGCGGGCAAGCTCAACACCGCCCAGGTGAGCGTCCTGAACATCGCGGGCCGGGCGGATGGCCGCCAGGTAGGCATCTTGAACATTTGCGGCCACTGCGAAAGGACTCCCGTGGGCCTCATCAACATCGTGGGTAACGGCGTGTGGAGCGTCATGGGTTCTCTCAACGAGATGGGCGCCCTGGGCGTTTCCCTCCACATGGGCACTGCCTACCTCTACACCGCCCTTGAAGGAGCCCGCCTGATTGAAAAGGGAACGGGGTTCAGGCACTTTAGCGATGTCTCCGAAGCGGGTCTCGGTCTTGGAACCCAGTTCGGCAAGTACGGCAGCCACATTGACTTGGAATACATGTTCCTGATGGAACACGACAAGGTGGCTTTCAACTTTGACGATTCTGATTTTGAATACGGCTCCGATGGCGTCAATTTCCACCACCGTCTGCGCCTGGGCTACACGACTCAAGTGTTCCCCTTCTTCGGGCTTTCGGTGGGCGGCACCCTCAATCTCGCAGCCCAGGGCTATGGCGAAAAGATCCTAGTAAAGCCCCTCAGCGAATACCACGACGACTTCGGCCACGAAGGGGATAAATTCCGCTTCTGGCCCGGATTCTACGCCGGCATTACCGTCGGAAAGTTCTAG
- a CDS encoding TraR/DksA family transcriptional regulator: MAEKKPAKMSAADLKFFEEMLLEKRRQLVTAQSETEKSNAFQGQKHQSGDGGDSDSADSATDYNALETTFSLAAREGKYLVYLEEALQRIKKGTFGVCKVCQQLIPKARLMAVPTATKCVNCKEETKKKEQEINRIEMARLFAEEQRREMMKKNAGR; the protein is encoded by the coding sequence ATGGCCGAAAAGAAACCTGCAAAGATGAGTGCTGCAGACCTCAAGTTTTTTGAGGAGATGCTTCTGGAAAAACGGCGCCAGCTGGTGACCGCCCAGAGCGAGACCGAAAAGTCCAATGCATTTCAGGGCCAAAAGCACCAGTCCGGCGACGGCGGGGATTCCGACAGTGCCGATTCCGCTACCGACTACAACGCTCTCGAGACTACGTTCTCCCTGGCGGCCCGCGAAGGCAAGTACCTGGTTTATCTGGAAGAGGCTCTCCAGCGTATCAAGAAGGGCACCTTCGGCGTGTGCAAGGTGTGCCAGCAGTTGATTCCCAAGGCCCGTCTTATGGCTGTGCCTACCGCCACCAAGTGCGTGAACTGCAAGGAAGAGACCAAGAAGAAGGAACAGGAAATCAACCGTATCGAGATGGCCCGCCTCTTTGCCGAAGAACAGCGTCGCGAGATGATGAAAAAGAATGCTGGGCGGTAG
- a CDS encoding LD-carboxypeptidase — MFRTNCFHSAACAALTIALSGLLFTACSDDSSSSASDQGKADPLAECTAPAFLKKGDKVALLSPSYSTPDSNIQNTAAVLKEWGFEPVIGKNVGKLDAGKYAGTAQERADDFIEALKDTSIKAILSNRGGYGTIQLVDLIDLKLVTDNPKWLIGFSDITTLHAMETKAGVMSIHGTMSSFIVKTRGKDDNSTLLRDLLKGTVPTYKVPKHKFNQKGKAEGILVGGNMATFVPLVGASDIDVFSSDGIILFMEEVGESLHNIDRMFNALELHGVMENVKGVILGEFEDSGTDLNYETTEEMLSKYLKKYNIPVLCGFPAGHGDVNVPIVMGAKVKMDVTDNGATLAFDMDGEKKDVDTDKLLNKPSLAKSLRLMLSGKLFSINE, encoded by the coding sequence ATGTTTAGGACCAATTGTTTCCATAGCGCGGCCTGCGCCGCATTGACCATCGCCCTTTCCGGGCTCCTGTTTACCGCCTGCTCCGACGACAGCTCCAGCAGCGCCTCTGACCAAGGCAAGGCGGATCCCCTTGCCGAATGCACTGCCCCCGCCTTCCTCAAAAAAGGCGACAAGGTGGCACTCCTTTCGCCCTCCTACTCCACGCCCGATTCGAACATCCAGAACACGGCGGCCGTCTTGAAGGAATGGGGTTTTGAACCCGTTATCGGCAAGAACGTGGGCAAACTGGACGCGGGCAAGTATGCAGGCACCGCCCAGGAGCGGGCCGACGACTTCATCGAAGCCCTCAAGGACACCAGCATCAAGGCCATCTTGAGCAACCGTGGCGGTTATGGCACCATCCAGCTGGTGGACCTTATCGACCTGAAGCTGGTGACGGACAATCCCAAGTGGCTCATCGGGTTCAGCGACATTACCACCCTGCATGCCATGGAAACCAAGGCCGGTGTCATGAGCATCCACGGCACCATGAGTTCGTTTATCGTAAAGACCCGCGGAAAAGACGACAACAGCACCCTCTTGCGGGACCTGCTCAAGGGCACTGTGCCAACCTATAAGGTTCCCAAGCACAAGTTCAACCAAAAGGGAAAAGCCGAAGGGATTCTCGTGGGTGGCAATATGGCCACATTCGTTCCGCTGGTAGGCGCAAGCGACATCGACGTGTTCTCTAGCGACGGAATCATTCTGTTCATGGAAGAAGTGGGCGAATCCCTGCACAACATCGACCGCATGTTCAACGCCCTGGAACTCCACGGCGTCATGGAAAACGTGAAAGGTGTTATCCTCGGAGAATTTGAGGATTCCGGGACGGACCTGAACTACGAAACTACCGAAGAAATGCTTTCCAAGTACCTGAAAAAATACAACATCCCGGTCCTGTGCGGGTTCCCTGCAGGCCACGGCGATGTAAACGTCCCCATTGTCATGGGTGCAAAGGTCAAGATGGACGTTACCGACAACGGGGCTACCCTGGCCTTTGACATGGACGGCGAAAAGAAGGACGTGGATACAGACAAGTTGCTGAACAAGCCTTCTCTTGCAAAATCCCTCCGGCTGATGCTTTCGGGAAAATTGTTCTCCATCAACGAATAA
- a CDS encoding helix-turn-helix transcriptional regulator: MLAVVKKPRIEIRAKHIPAPLVRFLKDTYKSENVAVCKNEDSIPFEESDWFKNLDSTPGEMIVANRDLRNWSQVTLAEKLGIQVQNLCAMENGRRAVSRKMAIKLGEIFGTDPAAFFDFSK; this comes from the coding sequence ATGTTGGCAGTCGTGAAAAAGCCCCGTATTGAAATTCGTGCGAAGCACATCCCTGCTCCGCTTGTCAGGTTCTTGAAGGATACCTACAAGTCCGAAAATGTGGCGGTCTGCAAAAACGAGGATTCGATCCCCTTCGAAGAGTCCGACTGGTTCAAGAATCTGGATTCCACTCCCGGCGAAATGATTGTTGCGAACCGAGATTTGCGCAACTGGTCGCAGGTCACCCTTGCCGAAAAACTCGGGATTCAGGTTCAGAACCTCTGTGCCATGGAAAACGGACGAAGGGCGGTATCCCGCAAGATGGCGATAAAACTCGGTGAAATCTTCGGGACGGATCCCGCAGCTTTTTTTGATTTTAGTAAGTAG
- a CDS encoding SIMPL domain-containing protein — protein sequence MQSRLKEAVVLAIAILGLGAFLYCAMIHVKDRDRVVVVRGLAEREVPADYVIWPIVFKEAGNDLSALYETVQAKTQTLEKFLLDNGVAQEEITKASPDIMDTQSELYTSEKRPFRYVVTMSLTVASKNVDKVRELMEKQGELLKQGIAFSEGDFRYRKIYSFNGLNAIKPEMIEEANKDARAAAEKFAKDSRSKLGKIKTATQGLFSIEDRDENTPFVKKVRVVTNVQYFLED from the coding sequence ATGCAGTCAAGACTCAAAGAAGCAGTTGTGCTCGCTATCGCCATTCTTGGGCTGGGCGCTTTCCTCTATTGCGCCATGATTCACGTGAAGGACCGGGACCGTGTGGTTGTTGTGCGGGGGCTTGCCGAACGTGAAGTTCCAGCCGATTACGTAATTTGGCCTATCGTGTTCAAGGAAGCGGGCAACGACCTTTCGGCCCTGTACGAGACGGTCCAAGCAAAGACCCAGACCTTAGAAAAGTTCCTTTTGGATAACGGGGTCGCCCAAGAAGAAATCACCAAAGCATCTCCCGATATTATGGATACCCAGAGCGAACTGTATACCAGTGAAAAACGCCCCTTCCGCTATGTGGTGACCATGTCGCTGACGGTGGCCTCCAAGAATGTGGACAAGGTTCGTGAACTGATGGAAAAGCAGGGTGAACTGTTGAAGCAGGGAATTGCCTTTAGCGAAGGGGATTTCCGTTACCGCAAGATTTACAGCTTTAACGGGCTCAACGCCATCAAGCCCGAAATGATTGAAGAGGCCAATAAGGACGCCCGTGCTGCTGCCGAAAAATTCGCCAAGGATTCCAGGAGCAAGCTGGGTAAAATCAAGACGGCAACCCAGGGGCTGTTCTCTATTGAGGACCGTGACGAAAATACACCCTTTGTCAAGAAGGTTCGTGTGGTCACCAACGTGCAGTATTTCTTGGAAGACTAG